AGCACTACGTCGCCCGCGCCCCGGAAGTAGAGAGCGAGGGCgcgacaagccccgcccactcagAGCCTCAGCGGAAGTCAAAGATGTGGGTTTGCAAGGTATTTCCGGTCGTGGCGGTCGGGTGGGTTTGCTGTGGAAAGACgagcacgcgtgcgcgcgcgcgcgcgcgcgcaaggCACTAACTCTCAGCGCAGAGGGCCGCGTAGGCGGGCGCAAGGGTCATGCGTTCTGTTGCGGTGCCAGGAACGGAACGCGGCCTGAGCCCAACATTTAACACAAGTGCTCAGGAACGTCCCGGTGCAGGCTTAACCACGAACTCGCCTGGCCTTAGAAGACTGATTGAGCGAACATAACCAGGACTCCGACTTGTCTGGCTGTACTGTGGGGCCACCGACCGTCGAGAGACTGCGGGCCGGCGTCACAAGCTTGGGAGTGATTGTGTGCCCAGTGACCTGAGTGGACGCGCACCACTGTACTCTACACAGATATTTTCTGCCTCTGTGCAACTCTACCTGCGAGACAATGTCAGTCCCGCCTGTTGGGTAACAATAGCCTCAGGTCAGACTGTTCTGGGGAATAACCCCAAGCTATAAAGAATTGCCTAGATCCAGGGACAGTGGGCTCCACCTGCAGAAGCAATTTGCCAGGGGTTTGGAAAACAACTCTGCCCCCAGTTAAATCCCAAAAATAGCTGTAACTTCCTGGTTGGGACCCCTCGGTGTTTGAATAAAGCAGTCTCAACCTGTTGAGATAGAATCTGCCTCTTTGCCCTACTTTTCTTACACCACCCACACCTGGGGAGAGCATCAGGCTCTAGGGGCAGACAGAAAAAACTGCAAGTTGCTGTGGCCTACACGCTATGCTGGACCAGGCAACCAGACTTCTGCGTCAAATGCCTTTTAGTGGAGTACTGACTCAACCATTCTTGCCTCAAGTTCTTAGGAACAGGATTGACTCCGAACACTGAACCCCTGGGAACTGATTCAGGGGCTCAACAGAGAGGCGTAGTACCGCTTGGGGTTCAAAGCAAAGTGGCCCGCAGGCGAGTCAGCTAGTGTCTCTGGGAAGTGGGTCTAAGAAAAGAGAATGCTCCAGTAAAGAATGAGCAAAtggggctggagatacagctcagtgattaagagcacttctcttttttattttattttaatttttttggcagAGGgttcacccacatggcagctcacagctgacCATAACCCCAGTGGCAGGGAATCTATGTATGCTTCTGGGCACCAGGTACGTGCATGGTGCACAGACGTATACATTCGGGCAAAACGTTCATAAATTTTTTGAAAGGCATGAATAAGGACACACGGGTGTTGGGGAGAGATTGATCCGGTCCTTGGCTGAACACAGTAAGTAAGAGGCCACAGGTGTGGTGAGGGCCCCCACCGTTACCACACCGAGGGGACCGACAGTTCCTCGCTTGCCAACTACAAAGACCCTCCAGTCTACTGCAGAAGAGGCTTGTCTGCGGAGTCGTACCCAGGTGCGCAAGGACGCCTTTTGCCCTGGCGGACACCCTTAGCATTCACAGCCCCGCGCGCCGCCGATACACCTCCGAGCTCCCGGAGCGCGCCTTGCGCCCAGGGCTGGGCAGCAGGTGCTTTGCCGCGCAGACTCCCGGGCCGCAGAGACCGGCTCGGGCTCGGCCGGCTCCGGCGGGTGGGGACGCGGTGCGCGTTGCCCATCGGCCGCACTGGCCGCCCAGTACTCTGCGAGGGGCGTGTACCCGAGCCGCGTACTGGCGGGCTCCATGTTCACCGAGCTGAGGTCAAAGCTGAGCCCCCCGCGAGCTCGCGCCGGGGCTGTGCGTACAGGCTTCGGGGAGCGCCCGGATGTGGACGGTGAGCTGGGATGCACCAAGGAGCGGGAATATCGTGGGCGGTTGGGTGAGAGCGGGAGGGGTACGGGGGCCAAGAAGGACACTGGGGCTGGACTCAGGGTTTACGGGGGCGGCCACCACGGGAAAGTCTTTGTCCAGCATTACGGGGGCAGAAGGGCGGCGGTCAGTCTCAGGCCTTGTCTTGGGGTGGGGATGACTGGCAGGAGCTTCTTCACAAAGCTGACAACACGCTCTGATCATCCTTTActtcacacagagaaaaccctccCCAAACCCTAACGTTGGGGCGGAGAGGCATATAATTCAGAGGTTGATATTGGGGAAAACAGACCCTGACCCACGGCAGAGAGGAAAGAGGCGGGGCCTGGGCAGCCCTGGCAGGTGCGACTGGCTGTGGCTAAGACGTTAGACTGGTTTCCCTTATGAGATGCATTCTAGCCCTAGTCCAGGGAAGGCCCTGAAAAGCCCTCAGACTACAAAGCCTATTATTCCCTGGACTTTGCTCCCTTAGAATAAGTCTTACAGTACTGCAGGCTACCTCAGTGTGGTGACCACACGCTTCTTAAGCCCGCCTTCTTTCTTCTATTGGCTTGCAGTTACCACATAGAGTCATCTGTCCATATAAAGTGTTTATGGGTGCTTTCTGTGCACCAAGACCTGggcaagcctcagggatccagACACTGGTCATCCCCAGACTCATGTCAGTAGTAATTCCTATAAATGACTCTAAAACTCATTAACAAGTGCAATGAATTAGTGGGGAAGACGGTCCTTGGTACATCTGTGCTGACCAGTCTAGTCCCAGCTGGCATTCACACTCGTTGTTCTGGGGTAGGCCCTGCAGGAGCCACACGGAAGAGAAATCAAGTATGTGTCTGGCAAGTTCCTGTTGTCAGGAACTTTCCCCAAAGTTCAAACTTTGTTGTCAATGAGTCATAGTTGGTGACTGTTGAAGACAAAATGTGTGTATACACCCTGGTCCTGAATGACGTGTGGGAGGCTTATGTGTCAGCCTAAGCAAGACAAGGGCAAAGCAAGTCAGGGCAACCCTGATGATGGCTCACCTGGCTTGGGAAGTGCATCCTCTAATCGAAGCACCCTTAGAGACAGAGTGAGCTATCAGCTGATAAAGGTAAAGGCATGTCCACTTTATCTTCTGAAAGAAGTCTTGAAGACAACTCTTGCACATTTTCTTCCACCTCAGGGGCTTGAGATTCCCCCAGAGGAGAAATTACCCACTCATTGGTAGAGAAAAGATTTACTTGTCAGGAAGATGGCTCACAGGAGAGGAGCCTACCCCTGACCACTCTGACTAGGAATCCCTGCATACAGCCACTGCCCATTTCAGCTTCTGCCAGACCCTCCTAGAGCACACAGTGTCGGCTGAGAACATACCCTGCCACCTGCCTCGGACACCAGGCACCAGCCTCACCTGGCATGACTCCCGTAGCCAGAGGGCATCCAGCAGCAGGCCAATCAAGCTCCTTCAACAGCCGGGCTCAGAGATCCCCCAGGTACCTACCTACCTCACCTAATCTTAGCCCTTGCTCTCAATTTTGATCACCTTCATTCTGCtgacctttcctccccacctgcaGGCCCGGCTATACTCTGATCACTATGGCTTGTACCATACAAGCCCTTCCCTGGGTGGCCTGACGAGGCCAGTGGTCTTGTGG
This portion of the Microtus ochrogaster isolate Prairie Vole_2 linkage group LG8, MicOch1.0, whole genome shotgun sequence genome encodes:
- the Samd10 gene encoding sterile alpha motif domain-containing protein 10, coding for MFTELRSKLSPPRARAGAVRTGFGERPDVDATAHFSFCQTLLEHTVSAENIPCHLPRTPGTSLTWHDSRSQRASSSRPIKLLQQPGSEIPQARLYSDHYGLYHTSPSLGGLTRPVVLWSQQDVCKWLKKHCPHNYLVYVEAFSQHAITGRALLRLNADKLQRMGLTQEAQRQEVLQQVLHLQVREEGRSLQLLSQASFGNMS